One genomic segment of Falco biarmicus isolate bFalBia1 chromosome 15, bFalBia1.pri, whole genome shotgun sequence includes these proteins:
- the CMTR2 gene encoding cap-specific mRNA (nucleoside-2'-O-)-methyltransferase 2: MNKCKKPYVDKAPNLEKFSPEILSEIEALFAKKFTYTKPVNNEWQLPDPSDAFTCDHEELNSLLALKDSMNEVKNQLSDKNLDEWHQHTSFTNKAGKIIPHVKKSVNAELCTQAWCKFHEILCSFPLLPEEALQDGELNSVHLCEAPGAFIASLNHYLKSHHVPCDWNWVANTLNPYHEANDTLMMIMDDRLIANTLPWWYFGPDNTGDVTTLKHLTGLQNFVSNMATVHLVTADGSFDCQGNPGEQEALVSPLHYCETVTALMILGTGGSFVLKMFTLFEHCSTNLLFLLNCSFEEVHVFKPATSKAGNSEAYVICLRYMGRESIHPLLSKMIQNFGTEMVNKALFPLRMLPESFLKIHEECCIFFHKCQVETISENIHLFEHLEEAEQTKLNTLRDCAVEFFMQRFHMKPIARNNWLVKKSQTGCSMNAKWFGQRNKYFSTYNERKMLETLTWNDKVAKGYFNHWAEEHSLNNAGKMCILEGSSSNLECSLWYVLEGKRLPVVKCSLFCDGQVLENLNEAMNELVGGRLKSRHMLQTCHSCEPLPGELILAEVYDLSRCHQEVLNERCSEKFKCLVVDFPSLCDTESQPGMEISLLDSATLLTFSFSLLYDGEPKYQQQLLECVLCSLNHLTMGDALILPILSCFTRFTASLVFILHCCFRCITFACPTSCEPLRTSAALLCVGYRGVPNPVVEYLQHLNKLISSLLDTDSPQQVLQFVPMEVLLQGKLLEFLWDLNTAIAKRQLHLIVQAKQQQMTSNISLKA; encoded by the coding sequence ATGAACAAATGTAAGAAGCCTTATGTTGACAAGGCTCCAAACCTTGAAAAGTTCAGTCCTgaaattctttctgaaattgAGGCGCTCTTTGCAAAGAAGTTTACTTACACTAAGCCAGTGAATAATGAATGGCAGCTACCGGATCCCAGTGATGCTTTTACATGCGATCATGAGGAATTGAACTCACTCCTGGCTCTGAAGGACTCTATGAATGAAGTGAAGAATCAACTGAGTGATAAGAACCTGGATGAATGGCATCAGCACACCTCATTTACCAATAAAGCAGGGAAAATAATTCCTCATGTCAAGAAATCTGTGAATGCTGAGCTGTGTACCCAGGCATGGTGCAAATTTCATGAGATCCTGTGcagctttcctcttctccctgaaGAAGCTCTTCAGGATGGAGAGCTGAATTCTGTCCACCTCTGTGAAGCACCTGGAGCTTTTATAGCCAGCCTCAATCACTACTTGAAATCCCACCATGTCCCTTGTGACTGGAATTGGGTAGCCAACACTCTAAACCCATATCATGAAGCAAATGACACCCTTATGATGATCATGGATGACCGTCTTATAGCAAATACATTGCCTTGGTGGTACTTTGGCCCAGATAACACTGGTGATGTAACGACATTGAAACATCTAACAGGACTTCAGAACTTTGTAAGTAATATGGCCACAGTTCACTTAGTAACTGCTGATGGCAGCTTTGATTGCCAGGGAAATCCAGGTGAACAGGAGGCTCTTGTCTCACCCCTTCATTACTGTGAAACAGTCACTGCGTTAATGATCCTGGGCACTGGAGGATCCTTTGTTTTGAAGATGTTCACGCTGTTTGAACACTGTTCTACCAATCTGCTCTTTCTGCTGAACTGCTCTTTTGAGGAGGTCCATGTCTTTAAGCCAGCCACTAGCAAAGCTGGAAACTCCGAGGCCTATGTGATTTGTCTTCGCTATATGGGCAGAGAAAGTATTCATCCGCTGCTTTCTAAGATGATACAGAACTTTGGAACAGAAATGGTCAACAAAGCACTTTTCCCCCTGCGTATGCTACCAgaatcttttcttaaaatacatgaagagtgttgcattttcttccacaaGTGCCAGGTAGAGACTATCTCTGAGAACATCCATCTATTTGAGCActtggaagaagcagagcagaCGAAACTGAACACGTTAAGAGATTGTGCAGTAGAGTTCTTCATGCAAAGATTTCACATGAAACCCATTGCCAGAAACAACTGGCTTGTCAAGAAATCTCAGACTGGCTGTAGCATGAATGCAAAATGGTTTGGGCaaagaaacaagtattttagTACATACAATGAAAGGAAGATGCTTGAAACCCTTACGTGGAATGATAAAGTGGCAAAGGGCTATTTTAATCACTGGGCTGAAGAACATAGTTTAAATAACGCTGGTAAAATGTGTATCTTGGAAGGATCATCTTCTAACCTTGAGTGTAGCTTGTGGTAcgttttggaaggaaaaaggcTGCCGGTGGTAAAATGTTCTCTATTTTGTGATGGCCAAGTCCTGGAAAATCTTAATGAAGCTATGAACGAATTGGTGGGGGGGAGGCTGAAAAGCAGACATATGCTGCAGACTTGTCACTCGTGTGAACCTCTTCCTGGGGAACTGATCCTGGCAGAAGTGTATGATCTCTCCAGGTGTCATCAGGAAGTCCTAAATGAAAGATGTAGTGAGAAGTTCAAGTGCCTTGTGGTAGACTTTCCATCCCTCTGTGATACTGAAAGCCAACCTGGTATGGAAATAAGCCTCCTGGACTCGGCCACACTGCTGACTTTCAGCTTCTCTTTACTTTATGATGGAGAACCAAAgtaccagcagcagcttttggagTGTGTCCTGTGTTCGTTGAATCATCTTACAATGGGAGATGCATTGATTTTGCCTATTCTCTCTTGTTTCACACGCTTCACGGCCAGCCTGGTCTTTATACTGCACTGTTGTTTCAGATGTATCACATTTGCTTGTCCAACCTCTTGTGAACCTCTAAGAACTAGTGCGGCTTTGCTGTGCGTTGGTTACAGAGGTGTCCCAAATCCAGTTGTTGAATATCTGCAGCATCTGAATAAACTAATAAGCTCTTTACTAGACACAGACTCTCCGCAGCAGgttttgcagtttgtgcctATGGAGGTTCTCCTCCAGGGCAAGCTGTTGGAGTTCTTGTGGGATTTAAACACAGCCATTGCAAAGAGACAACTCCACTTGATTGTGCAAgctaagcagcagcaaatgacTAGCAATATTTCACTTAAAGCATAG